CTCTCGGGCAAGGCCATCTTCAGTTGCCGCAAACTTGAAGGTCTTATAGGCTACTTTATAGTTTTCTAATTGCTCTTGTTGCATGATTGAATTTGTAGTAGGGTAAAAAGACGGTGTATTTATCCGCCTTTTTATCAGAGTATTAAGCAGGTACTGCGACTGTTCCGTAAAGAATAGCTTTCAAAGCGGTCTTTGCAGGAAGCGCAATTTTGGTTTCTATGGTCAATGACAGCGGTACATTATCCTCCAGGATTTTAGGGTTGGTCAGCGGACAAATTCCCAGCGGAACATTAAAGCCTGTAGTCACAAACATCTGCATGGAAGATTTGGGAACGATGATAGAGTTGTTCACTTCAAACTCCCACTCTCCATTGGCAAGACCAGGAATGTCATCTACCATACCGAACTTGAGTTTGGACATGGCTTCCGCATCATAAGTAGCCTCCACACTGGTTTTGGCAAGTATGGCAATAGAAGTAGCCATAAATACTTCTCCCTTCTCTAATCGTGCGGTAGCAATGTTTTTGATACCGATCTCTTCTTTGTCCTGAGATTCAAAGAAGCGGATCATGGTTTTTGTGCTACCATCTACAATAGAGTATGCAGCAAAGTCAGCCAGTCGGGAACGGCCAGCAGCCACCGCCTCAGCAATTTTTCTAATGTCGGGGTTTTGTGAAGCTTTCGCTTGCTCAATGAAGTGCTCACGAGAGGTTTTAATTTGAGTTAGCAATCCCATTTTTTTGATTCTGATTTAGATGTTAATTGATTATTGATTGAGTTTTTTCTTTATGAAGCTCTTCTGCGATCAAAGGCTCTTACGGGTTCATCAAAAGCATACTGATCAATGCTTCCCATACTGCTGAGCTCAGTTGTACGATCAGCAAATTCGGTCTGATCAATTCCCGATACACTGCTCATCTCCGCAATCAGGCGATTGAGCTCCTGTCGCTGATTTGAATTCAGGTTGATCTTAGCGGATTTGTTGGGAGCAAACATGCTTTCTGATGCTATGCCTGCCAGGCCAACCATTTTATTGACCATAGGAATTTTGTCTATGTAGGCATTGAGCATGATGTTTTTCAAGTATTGCTCTCCCCGTTCTTTGAAGTTGTCCTCTATCAGGCCTGATGGAAGGAAACCTGACACAGTAGCACTGTCGGTAGTTGCTTCGGCTACCTTTTGTGATTCAGTAACCGGCTTAGTGGTAGCCACGCCGTTGACGGCCATACCTACGGCCATGGTTTTGGTCCACTCCGGCCATTTAAAGTGATTGGCCGAAGCCAGCAAAGCGAAGCCAGCTAAAAAGCTATTTCGTCCGATACCGGCACCTACAGCACCACCCGCAATGGCAGGCAGCAACAGAAGAGCGGTATTGCCCAAACGGCTGCTTATTTTCTTAGCCCCTCTGGTAGCTACAGCAGCAGTATTTCTTTTTTTTCTCATGGAAATGAATTGATTTAGATATTTGATTGAGTGAATTATTGAAGTGGTATTATGCCTAAGGAGGAAGCTGACTTTTTCTTAACTGCTCGTTTCCTGCTTACTGGTCTTTTTTTGGCCCTGGTAGTTTTCTGAGTTCTAGTCTTTCTGATTGTAGTTCTTGAGCGAGTTTTACTTCCCGGATCACCATCAGCATGCTTCATTTTCGTGATGAAAAGCCCTGCCAGCAGCAGTGCCCCTCCCGCTACAAGTGTTTTTTTGTTTTCACTTACCCAGGTACCCATGCCTGCTTGTTGAGTTGTAAGTGACTCATCAATACTGGCATTAACCTTATCCTCTTTTTGGGTGATAGTAGCAAGAGATCCGGTAATACTTGAAACCCCTGAGGCAATCTCTGAAATTTTGGAAAGTGTACTTCCTGCTTTGGCAAAAGCATCCGCATTGGCATTACTTTCAGTATTCCCTAAGCCTGATATTGAGACACCTGCTTTGAGATCAGCCAGCAGTTGCGCTGGAGAAGTCAACAGTATTCTTTCTTCTGCTCTAATAGAGATTTCTCCCAGTGAATTATAATCTACCCTTACTGCCTGATCCCGGTTTCCAAATCCTTCAACGATTGCTTTGGCAAAGTCTTTTCTATTACCTCCCAGCTTGGTGTACTCTGCTTCTGCTCGGGCAAGTCTGCTTTTAAGATTGGTTATTTGCCGACCATTAAGTCCTCGGCCTCTTAAGCTTTCAGTCTTTACATAACCCCACCGCAGCTTGTCGGCAGTTTTATTCCAATCTATTTTGAGCCCGATAAGCACCCCTAATCTCTTCATCTGATTAGGGTCATTATTGAGAGGATTTACAGAAGTGTTGCTGTATTCCCTTAGCCCTTTAGCTTCCGAGACTCCTGATAATAGTTGTATTTGCATGATTAGTCTTTCTTGCTGTTCAAAGCGATAATGAGTATGAGCGCTGCGGCTCCCAGGCCCACCGGCAGCAACCAGGATGGTGTAGCAGAACTAGGCACCTGATTTTGCGTTACTGTAGGCGTTTTGGATTGGGTGTATTTGCTAAACAGATCAGCTGCAGTGGTGGTGGCTTTGGTAACGGTGTCCAACCAATTCCCACCACTTTTGGTATTTTTAGCAGCATCAGAAGCTGCCCAGGCATCAATATCAGCATCAATGTCAGAGATAATGTCCGTTGAAGATCTGGCTACTCTCCCTAAGGATTGAAATTCTTTACTGTCAATACTCATGACTGATTATTTAAGCACAAAAAAGAGAATGGCTGCTGTAGCCGCCCCACCAATAAGCATATTCTTCGTGGTGAAATACTTTTTAAAGCCTTCCTCTTCAGAGGCAGTGGAAGCTGCCACAGTGGAGACTGCCGTAGTGGACACTGCCGTACTTGTAGGTACTACCGGTACTGATGTGTTAGAACTTGTTGTACTCAGTGGGGCACTGTTTATATTGGGCGCAGAAGCGGCTCTTTTTTGTAAGGCAGCAGGGTTTTTAATGGCTTCCCACAATCTTGCGACATCCGCTTTGGCTGCCTTCACACCAGAATCCTGATTAGGGTGTCCCACAAAATAATTTTTGTAAAGCAGATGAGAGGTGGGCTTTTCCCGCCATACCCAGGCGATATTGCCCCCGATTTTGTATTGTAAGCTAGACACCGTTGGATAGCTTCCCTGCTTATACATATTGTTCAGGTAGGCTACCAATTCAGCATCTGAGACACCGGAAAGACTGGCAAAATCACTGAAGGCTAATTGATCTATATTGCTCATATTGAATGATTATTTTCTTTTGAAATAGATGTAAAGCAGCATGCCTGCTCCGGCAGTCATGGCTATGTTTTTAGGTGTAGCATATGCTTTCAGCATGCTTGCATGGAACCCACTAAGCGCTTTTTTAGGATACAAAGGCAGCCTCACCGCTGGCAAACCTGCCAGATGATTATCTTCACCGAATTCAGCAGCATCAATACCCGCAGCACAGCAAAGTGAGTTACTGGATATTCCTGATAAACCTGCCTTACTCATGAAGACAGGCATCTCATAATCCCGCTTCTGACTGTATGGCACCTCATAATTGAAGCGGTAGTCTACCACTGGATCACAGGTGATGTATCCACGACTTCCTCTATTAGATTCATAAGGAATGACCACATAGATATGCTGCCAGTGGGTTTTGCCATTGTATTTGGTAATCCTGAAAGAATGTGGAATGCCCAGATTAGTCAATACTGAGCTGATGAAAATAGAATAGTCCTCACAATCTGCTCCCCTTTTACGGTCATGCCAGGTACGGGCTGGGGTTCTTACTCTTTCTACTGCCCCTACATCTTCTGCCCTATTATCCAACTGATACTGGACATAGGTTACTATGAACTCCCATATGTTTTTAGCCGTCTGCTCTCGAGTCTCACCCTTCAAAACTGGAGCTATCTTTTTGGTCTCCGATAAAGTTTCAGCTACTACTTTTTTACATAGTGCTACCGTTTCCTCTACACTACCTCCGGATTTGACAATGATCTGTCTCAACCCTTTGGGTTTAGTAAAGTACTTATCATACTGCGTTCCTGGAAGAATCTGTCTATTGGCTGACTGCATGGGCTATTTGAATAGTTTGAGCACGATGGGTTCTTCTTCCTCAATAGGAATGAAGTAGTTCACTTTGGCTTTAGTCTTCATTAAGAAAGTTAAGCCTGAGGTGATCAGCTGTAAAGCTTTACTTTGACCTACTATGGAGAGTAGTTCAGCTTTGGATAAAGTCTCCAGATACAAGTCAAACTCATTGCTCCCGCCAGGCTTTACCACTATGGTTTGATTCTGAGGTTTGGTGATTAGTATTGATTGTTGGCTCCCTTTGGGAAGTACATACAACACCTCTACATTAGGATTTTCAATCCTTAGGGTGGTTGTGCCTTTATTGATCAGCTTCACATGGGCTTTGAGTACTGCACGGTCCATGCTAAGGCTATGGAGCTTGATATCCGTGACAGTTTCCAGTGCCTCTCCGGTTGCTTTGAGTTGGTAGAGGTAGTACCCTCCGGCAGCAACCAAACCTGCCGATAATAATGCAAAATTTGACTTGTTCATAGCGCCTGTATTGGGCTTGTTAGATTCCAAAACTGGGGGCTTTCTGGCTTTCATCCAACTGCCTGACCGACTATGAAGTACTAAGCCGTACCATGTCGACTTTTTGGGGATTTTGACAAATTTTTAATGCTTGGGTTCTCTATATTTCTTAAAAAAAGCAAAAACCATAAAAGCATAATGAGGATATATTTGCGAAGATTTGTAAGCAGAAAGGAGTTGGCTGACCGTTTGGGAATTAGTGAGGCCACGCTGAAAAGGAAGATGAAGCGGGTGCAAGGTATTGAGCAAAAAAGATACGAACTGCTTGATTCTGAAATAGTTTCCGCCTTTTTTAATACCTACTCCCTTTCTCCCCGAAGCCTGGAAGATATCGCAGACTATGAGTTGAGCAGCTCTTGGAATAACACAAAGTTAGCTTGTTAATAACGTAAGGTTAGCCCATGAGCCTATTCCAACCATGAGCAACCACCAACAACCAGGTAAATATTGTACATATGATAGATCAGCTAGAGTTCAATCAAAATCAGGGTAACCTGGGGACTACCAGGTCCTCTGCTTATACCAATGCCAGATCCGCTAGTAGTAGTACTTCAAGCAGAACTTCTGCCAGCACCAGCGCTCGTTCCGGAAGTTCTTCTACCAGCAGGTCAGGTACTAGCAGTTCCTCTTTTCTGGACCGTTTGAGAAACACTACGTCCCGAGCCGTACAAGTAGCAGATCAGACTCGTCAGGTTCAGGAAAGAACTGCTTCTTCTCCTGTTTCTAGTTCAATCAGCCGTTCATCTGCAAGCAGAAGTCCTTCCCGTGGGGGTAGCAGAAACAGTATAACTACAGTGACTCCTTCAACAGGTAGAAGTGGAGTAGAAAATGATACCAATCCTTCCATACAGATGACTACAGGTAGGTCTGCGCAAAGAGCAAGCAGAGCAGTAAGTCCTGAAGAGAATAGTGATCGGATGCATGCCACGCGTTACTTAAATGAATTCAAGGAATTGGCAAAAGCTATTGAAAAGCAAGCTTTTGTGCTTACCCAGTCTCAATACGCTGACTTGCAAAATATCATTGCTCAATACCAAGCAAACAATGGTGATTTAGAAACCCTGAGACTAATGATGCAGTACAGCCAATTGGAAGTTGAGGGAGGTAGACCTACAACCAACCCTATGATGGCTGCCTTTGGAGATATAGATTCCAAAAAAGCAATCTACATAGGGGCCGGGCTGCTGGGATTGGTCCTTCTTAAGAAAATAGCTAAGCGTAACGACAAATAATATCCCATCTTAAACTGTATTTACAATGATAGACCAACATGATTTTCAGCAATTAGGGAGGCTCACCAGATCCAGTGACTACGATCCCCGTGTCCGTAATTACGATCCCTATGCACCAAAGAACTATGTGACCAATGAGCAAGGGGTGATCATCCAAGATTCTGTAAGAAGTAATTCGGGAAGTACTTATTCAATACAACAAGCCCGAGAAGCCCGTATTGCTAACAGAGCACGAAATACTCCCAATATTGCAGAGGGCTCAGCTATGACCGCAGGTTTTGGGGATATTCCTAAGCCAGTATTGATTGGTGGTGCAATATTGGGAGGGGTGTTATGGTTCAAGCTTATTAAAAAGAATAAGCAAACTAAAAGAAAACAATAACTTTTGGTAAACTACAGGATCTCTGATATACATAGAACATTTTTAGTATGCTACCGTTGTTGTATCCTACAGGAGGAACGGCCTCCCCCATATTGGGATCAAAGCCCGGGACGGCCCGGGGTTAACCTAAAAAAGGAGGACGTTATGGCTTGGTTTTATTTGCTTCTTGCTGGTGTATTGGAGGTTGTATGGGCCTATTTTATGAAACAGTCAGCAGGATTTACACGACTTATACCCTCACTCATTACCTTTATTTCAATGATTGCTAGCTTCGCTTTGCTTTCTCTTGCTATGCGAACGCTCCCTCTAGGGACAGCTTATACCATTTGGACAGGTATTGGAGCAGTAGGTGCTTTCATTCTTGGCATTGTATTATTAGGTGAAGACTTTAGTTACACACGTCTGTTAGCAGCAATTTTGATAGTTTCAGGCCTTGTTCTTATGAAACTTTCATCAAGCCATTAGAAAGAAGTACTGTCACAATTTGAAACATAGAATTAGCCACAGTTAGGCTATCTGCTTAACTGTGGCTTAACCAATTTCCTGGTAAGCCTAGTTATTTATTGCTCTTACAAGTCCTTTTATGAACATTATGTGCATTGACATTGGTGAATGTGGATTCACAGTGTGGGCAGTATAATTTTTCGTAGGCTTTGAATATTTTATCTTGTTGGTCTTTTACTATCCGTTGGGCTTGTAGAAGCTCTTGTTCAAGACTCTGCTTTTGTTCGTTAGCTTCGCTGAGTTCCTGATAGTAGGTGGTAGCTGCTTCTTTGGATTTTGTAAGCTCCTGCTTCATCCTTTGTATTGCTTCGTTGAGCTTAGAAACTGCTTCGTTGGCCTTGGTTGCTTCTTGTTGGGAGCTCGTTAGTTGCCGTTCCTTGTTCGTAAGCGTTTCGTTGAGCAGTCGGATCGTTTCCTCTCTTTTTGATAATAGTTCGTTTACCTCTTGTAGTTTTTCTACAGCTGAGCGATTGTTTTTGACTTCGTAATATTTACCCACCAGAAGATATACTACCAAGTAGTTGATGCTGGCAATAAGGATTGAAAACAGATGGGCTGAAAAGATAGCCCTGTTGCTTTTACCCGTGAACTCAAAAGCATCAAAAAAGAGTGCGGTAATACCATAGGAGCAAAAGGCATAGAAGATAGTAAAAGCATGGCTTACCAGTTTGCTATTGGTGGCTGTGAGCAAAATCATTAAGTGTATAGCTACCGCCAGAAAGCCAGCGGCTACTTCCCTGGACAAATCCCCCATCTCAGCAGGAAGTAAGCCACTGATTAGGGCTTGCGACTCAAAAATTAAATAACCAAAAATGGCAAAGAAACCAATCAGGATGGGGGGAAGTGAGAAAAGCGAATCCGCTGCTTTTTCGTAGAGTTTTGTCATTTAAAAATAGATTTTGCGCAGCTGTTGATCATTGATTTGTAAGAAGCCCTTGGCTTTCCAGGCAACATAGGTGATAAACTTGGTGAGGTAGTAGCGGTGGGAAAGCTTGTCATTGGTAAATGGCATATAAGTACCTCTTTTCAATAGGTCATTGCTCAACATATGTTCTATACTGTCACAGGCATGCTCATTGACTAACTCGCAAATGTTGATATCATGAGCTTCCAACAGTTTGTTCAAAGCCAATAAGAAGTCATTTTCATTGCAGGTATGGCAAGCTAGTAACTTGGGATTGTACCTACCTTCACTATCTGTTTCGGGAAGGATTTCCAGCCAGATATATTTCATGCTAAGGTTGTTCATGTTTGCTATAGTTTGGAAGTATTATTTTGCTGCAGCTGTAGGTTATGGTCAAAGTATTCTATGGCTCTTTCCAGCTTTTGTCCTTCACGCAAGCGATAGAAATTCTTGATCTTCTCTTTTTTGACTAACACCAAATCTACTTTGAAGATGGTACCTACCGGCCACTGTAAGCGAGACTTCCTGGATGCGGATACAAAAAGTAGAGGAATATTCTGGTCAGCTAAAGGTTGTAGCCGCACTCTGTTTTTGATCCTTACCGATTGTATGTAAACATCCAGGTAGTGCATAGTATCAGAATTTGAATTTCAAGGCTGCTTCTTCTGCCAGGTTTTGAGTCCGGTTAAACATCTCATTGTCAAACTTTCGGGTATCTATCCTGCTGAAGTACTTGTTTTTACAGTTCTGGTAGAAATGAATAACATGCCCAACAGGATATTCATTCTTTTCAATCAGCTCTATGCAGTACTGTAGCAGATGCCTGGGATTCAGAAAGGCATGTACATTAGAATCTAGTTTATCCACTTCAGAAGCCCTCCCTTGCCGGCGAAAGTTTCTCTCAATATGCTCTAGGGGCTCCCCTCTCTCTATAGCCTCATAGAAAGCGCTAAGCCATTTGCTAAGCCTCTTATCTCTTAAATATTCAGGATTTAGAGAAGGCATTTTATAGGTGCAAGTGACAATGGTAGTGTAGGGTGGTTGATTCAGCTTATATTCAATTTCCTTAACCGGTGTGATTCTTTTACTGGGTCTCAGATAGCCTTTCACATACATTCTTAAAATGAAGTTGGTCAGCGTATTGGTAGGATCTACATTTTCGTCAAAGCCTACTTTTTTGCTGTATCCCGGTATCACCTTGCCGTTCAGGAATCTGATGACCTGCATATAGGTGGCATTATCGGTATCGTAGGGAGCTAGTTCAAATTTTTTATTAGGCATAGTTTGCGTTAGTTAACTTATTAAAGTTTTAAAGTAAGAAAGTATAAAGGGTAGAGAACTTATGTTGAAAACATAGTTTGGGCTTAATGGAAAACTAAGTCAATCCTGAAAAAAATAGCTTGGTTGCTATTCGGACAATAAGATTCTCTTCTCGGAATTTTTTGCTATCTTGGGAGCAAATTCCGCAGTATAAATGCCGCCATTGCGGACTTTCCTCAAAATCAGTTTCAAGCAATTTTAGACCGGCTGCGAGACGCTGATTTTAGGGAGTTCTTTATGGTCATGAATAATTAAGGTGGCTTAATGATTTTCATTCTTAAGGTGTTTTATTGTGGATGATTAGGTCTTAAAATTTTGTAGTTTGAGACAATTAAAGTTTTAAAGTACCAGAAAGCACTTTCATCTATTGGGAGTGCTTTTTATGTTTTATTATGAAGTGGCTATCTATTTCTTTCTTTTTCTTCTAATGGACGAAAATCATCAAGTTCTTCACCAAAGTGATCTGTTAAATAATTCTCTATCAATTGCGATAAGTTTACTGCCTTTCTCATTGAAAGCTCTTTAATACCATCCTTCTTCCATTTAGTAATACTAATAAAAAAAGAATCTTTTTTAAGCTTGGCACTTGTATCTGGCATAGCTTTTATTATTTTTACTAAAAATTATTATTAATACTCCTTTGTATTAATTTTAAGCAAATATTTAATTATTACTGAAATAATCAAATAATATTTTATTTAAAATAAAATAGAGTAATTATGACTAACATTGGTAGTAGAATTAGTGAAGCTAGAAAAGCTGCTTCTATTTCGGCAACTGATTTGGCTAAACACTTAAACAAAACCTCTAGTACTATAAGCCAGTACGAATCAGGGCGTATAAAAGTGGGAATTGAAACACTAGTACAAATTTCTGAAATATGTAGGGCTGATTTATATTGGTTATTGACTGGAAAGGGTAATAAAATTATAAGAGAGGATGATTTGATAGATGAAAAATTAATCGCTTTATCATCTAGTCAGTCTGAAAAAATTGATGTAGATGTTTTAGTAAAAATTAAAAATGAAGTTGAAGGGCTTTACAAAGCTCAAATAGAAGATTTGAAAAAGCAGCTTTTAAAGGCTGAAGAAGAGAAGAATAGATTTATTAATATTGTTGAAAAATTTGTTTCGGTAAAGCATAAGGTAACTGGAAATCTGGCCGCAGTAGTTAGGGAAATAAATAGTTTTTCTACTGTTCCAGTTACCACTCGACTTTGTTAAGTCGTATAAGGCTAAAAATCAATAGGTTACGACGTAAGATTCGAGTCCCGTCCAGACCGCTAACAAAAATTTTAAAAGCCTGTAATTCATGGAATTACAGGCTTTTTTTTGCGTAAATATCAATGTATTTTTTTCGCCTCTCCTACTAATATTTAAATCTTCTCTGCTCATTCTACGCTTTCTGATTGCGATTATTTCTTAGCTATTTATACAAGGCAGGTTTGCTAACCCTCATCATTAGGCAAATCTCTTTTACTAATATGCTATCATCCCGATACATCTGTATGAGTAACTTTTGCTTATTTTATTCAATGCTTTCGGCCTACCTCTAATATTAGCTCTAGATTGTGCTGCATGATTGCCTC
This window of the Porifericola rhodea genome carries:
- a CDS encoding helix-turn-helix domain-containing protein yields the protein MTNIGSRISEARKAASISATDLAKHLNKTSSTISQYESGRIKVGIETLVQISEICRADLYWLLTGKGNKIIREDDLIDEKLIALSSSQSEKIDVDVLVKIKNEVEGLYKAQIEDLKKQLLKAEEEKNRFINIVEKFVSVKHKVTGNLAAVVREINSFSTVPVTTRLC
- a CDS encoding transglutaminase-like domain-containing protein; this encodes MQSANRQILPGTQYDKYFTKPKGLRQIIVKSGGSVEETVALCKKVVAETLSETKKIAPVLKGETREQTAKNIWEFIVTYVQYQLDNRAEDVGAVERVRTPARTWHDRKRGADCEDYSIFISSVLTNLGIPHSFRITKYNGKTHWQHIYVVIPYESNRGSRGYITCDPVVDYRFNYEVPYSQKRDYEMPVFMSKAGLSGISSNSLCCAAGIDAAEFGEDNHLAGLPAVRLPLYPKKALSGFHASMLKAYATPKNIAMTAGAGMLLYIYFKRK
- a CDS encoding helix-turn-helix domain-containing protein, which encodes MLGFSIFLKKSKNHKSIMRIYLRRFVSRKELADRLGISEATLKRKMKRVQGIEQKRYELLDSEIVSAFFNTYSLSPRSLEDIADYELSSSWNNTKLAC
- a CDS encoding DMT family transporter: MAWFYLLLAGVLEVVWAYFMKQSAGFTRLIPSLITFISMIASFALLSLAMRTLPLGTAYTIWTGIGAVGAFILGIVLLGEDFSYTRLLAAILIVSGLVLMKLSSSH